The following are encoded together in the Candidatus Methylomirabilota bacterium genome:
- a CDS encoding SLBB domain-containing protein, whose amino-acid sequence AVDLDTLMRTGDPRQNVVVEAGDAVYVPEANAYYVAGEVEKRGAYTLRRETTVSKALTEAGGVTKRAGGEVKIIRTLPTGERREMGGIDLKAVMAGDRTKDVPLQAQDVVVVPASGAKVAAYGTLDFLKGIFSIGIAP is encoded by the coding sequence GCGGTGGACCTGGACACGCTGATGCGGACGGGAGACCCGCGGCAGAACGTGGTGGTGGAGGCGGGGGACGCGGTGTACGTGCCGGAGGCCAACGCCTACTACGTGGCGGGCGAGGTGGAGAAGCGGGGGGCGTACACGCTGCGGCGGGAGACGACGGTGTCGAAGGCGCTGACGGAGGCCGGGGGGGTGACGAAGCGGGCGGGGGGTGAGGTGAAGATCATCCGGACGCTTCCGACAGGGGAGCGGCGGGAGATGGGAGGGATCGACCTCAAGGCGGTGATGGCGGGGGACCGGACGAAGGACGTGCCGCTGCAGGCACAGGACGTGGTGGTGGTGCCGGCCAGCGGCGCGAAGGTGGCCGCGTACGGAACCCTCGATTTCCTGAAGGGCATCTTCAGCATCGGCATCGCTCCCTGA